In one window of Brassica rapa cultivar Chiifu-401-42 chromosome A07, CAAS_Brap_v3.01, whole genome shotgun sequence DNA:
- the LOC103830146 gene encoding bet1-like SNARE 1-1: MNPRREPRGGRSALFDGIEEGGIRASSYASHEINEHENERALEGLQDRVILLKRLSGDINEEVDTHNRMLDRMGNDMDSSRGILSGTMDRFKTVFETKSSRRMLTLVASFVGLFLVIYYLTR, translated from the exons ATGAATCCTAGAAG GGAGCCTCGGGGTGGGAGAAGTGCGCTCTTTGATGGCATTGAAGAGGGAGGAATCAGAGCTTCTTCTTACGCCTCTCATGAAATCAATGAGCATGAGAATGAGCGTGCCTTGGAAGGTTTACAAGACAGAGTCATTCTCTTGAAACGA CTTTCTGGAGATATAAACGAAGAGGTTGATACTCATAACCGCATGCTTGACAGAATG GGCAATGATATGGATTCATCAAGGGGAATTCTCTCAGGAACCATGGACCGGTTTAAAACG GTGTTTGAGACAAAATCAAGCCGAAGAATGCTGACACTCGTGGCATCGTTTGTGGGTTTATTTCTAGTCATTTACTATCTTACCCGTTAA
- the LOC103830147 gene encoding deoxyhypusine hydroxylase, whose amino-acid sequence MAANGSASPTEDGGGVSNMEKFLCERLLDQSQPISERFRALFSLRNLKGPAPRNALILAARDSSNLLAHEAAFALGQMQDAEAVPALESVLTDMSLHPIVRHEAAEALGAIGLAGNADILKRSLVFDPAQEVRETCELALKRIEELSSVVDAETKRSPFMSVDPAAPAAAFSSVHQLRQILMDETKGMYERYAALFALRNHGGEDAVSAIVDSLSANSALLRHEVAYVLGQLQNKAALDTLSKILRDVNEHPMVRHEAAEALGSIADEQSIALLQEFSRDTEPLVSQSCEVALSMLEFENSGKSFEFFFTQDPLVR is encoded by the exons ATGGCAGCTAATGGATCAGCTTCACCGACGGAAGACGGCGGAGGAGTAAGTAACATGGAGAAGTTTCTCTGCGAGCGATTGTTAGACCAGTCGCAGCCTATCTCAGAGCGATTCAGAGCTCTCTTCTCTCTCCGCAACTTGAAAGGCCCTGCACCTCGCAACGCTCTAATCCTCG CGGCCAGAGACTCATCAAACTTGTTGGCGCATGAAGCTGCGTTTGCGTTGGGACAGATGCAAGACGCTGAAGCGGTTCCTGCTCTAGAGTCGGTTCTTACTGATATGTCTTTGCATCCTATAGTGCGCCATGAG GCAGCAGAAGCTCTTGGAGCCATTGGTTTAGCTGGTAACGCTGATATATTGAAGAGAAGCTTGGTCTTTGATCCTGCTCAGGAGGTTCGGGAGACATGTGAGTTAGCTCTCAAAAGGATTGAAGAGCTGAGTAGTGTTGTTGATGCAGAGACAAAGAGATCGCCTTTCATGTCTGTTGACCCTGCGGCTCCTGCCGCTGCATTCTCTTCTGTTCACCAATTGAG GCAGATTCTTATGGATGAAACAAAAGGCATGTATGAGAGATATGCTGCTCTTTTCGCTCTGAGGAATCATGGTGGAGAGGACGCTGTTTCTGCTATTGTTGATTCTTTGAGTGCTAATAGTGCCCTTCTACGTCATGAG GTTGCTTATGTCTTGGGGCAATTACAAAACAAAGCTGCTTTAGATACTCTAAGCAAAATACTGAGAGATGTGAATGAGCACCCAATGGTTAGACACGAGGCTGCAGAAGCGCTTGGTTCTATTGCAG ATGAGCAGAGCATCGCATTGCTACAGGAATTCTCAAGAGACACTGAGCCGCTTGTTTCGCAAAGCTGTGAAGTTGCACTGAGCATGTTGGAATTTGAAAATTCTGGCAAATCATTCGAG TTCTTTTTCACTCAAGACCCGCTTGTTCGCTAA